A segment of the Carassius carassius chromosome 21, fCarCar2.1, whole genome shotgun sequence genome:
TAAGCCAAGAAAAAGAGTTGGAAATGGAAGGTCAAGTTGTGTGTATTGCATTATGGAATATGTTATTCTGCACTGTGTGTGTCTTGGCAAACGTAGTAGGTCATCTGGGTATCCCATGCATACTGTGCACAGTGTACATACTGCAGAGATTGTGAGGGTAGCATGTCAATAGCCGTACACTCCTACACACAACTAAACTATCATGTCTATTTAAATTCCAGTCCACACAAAAAAGCTCTTAAAAATTAACTTCAAAATCCGTAATTTTCCTTTAAAGAGAAAAACAGCCAATCACAGGCTAGCTTGACTGATTAATCCATCACAGTGATAAGGTATTGTGTTATTAAGCAACTAGATATGTTTTCTATCTTCCATTGCATTTAATCTCCAAGTTTTTGGGTTTTTATTCCCCTCTTTTCCTGAAGAGTGAAGACAACACTCTTAGATGTGAACGCTTTGATGAAATCAGACCTGTATGAAGAATTCCTGCCATGTTAACAGGATTAATTAGCTGCTTTTGTGTCAGACAGTAGCGAGATTAGCAGACGGCTAAGAACAAAGAACGGCCCGGGAGATAACAAGCGTGACGAACGTAACGATAACGAGGTAGAGAGCAAAGCCACCATGCTTTCAGCTCTCTAATGAAAAGCTGGTACAAAAACAGGCACAACATTTTGAAGAATTCCACTATTTATGAATGATTGTTTGTGACAGGAACTTCAGGTGAATGCAAACTGAATAGTTTTCCATTCCAGTATAGTTTGACAGGGCCATTGCAACTGCAGATTTTCAGGTTTTCAAGGTAAAGGTGGTCCTACACAAAATTTGCTTGATTTTCATTCCTGTACACCAATGATTATTTTCACAAACTGTATGAAAAAAGGTACTATGATATATTACAAAGGACCAAGTAATCATCAACTTAATTTTCCACCAGCTTGAGCCAATGTACAGAACCCACATAAAATGGTGTCAGATTTATGATTTTGCTTTGTTGGGgttttattcatgtttatattTGAACTGGAATGAGTTttggcataaatgtaaatatctgtAATTTAACCCTTCagattttcacagaaaaaaaaaagaaataaatctgTTTCTGCATCATTATAAGAGATATCTGAATCCAGCGTCCAAGCCGCTAGTCTCAAACTTAGAGCCCAAGACTGCAATAAAATACAAGTTCCTGTCCCTGAAAACATTTTAAGCAAGAAATTTCCATTATTTATCAACTTGCCAAATACAAAAGCTGTCGCAAGCTGttttctgctttttctttttttggttctTTCCTTACATTGACTCCAAAGCAAGTGACGCTCTTATCAATGTGCTACAGGGGAATACTTTTATATTTGAAGTGTTTGTTTTATAACTTATTGTAAATGAAAGCTCTAGTAGAGTTTCTGTGGGCTGAGGGTGGGAGAGAGAGATGTGAACATGTCTTTGGGTTTATGAAGTTTAGTCTTAAGCATCTTAGATAACAACTGTAAATCAGTAAATGTTCATTGTACTGACTTCACATTTCCTGTCTCATGATTTCTGGGTGtggagaaaagaagaaaaagaaaagaaaaacactggtTTGTGAGAGAGCACTGTCTTTATTGCACAATGCATATTTACCAATCATATCTTATAAGAAGTATTTacaggaaaagttcacccaaaagtgaaaaggCCATCCAAGTTTGTTTCTTTTATCTCAACAGATTTGGCgaagtttagcattacatcacttgctcactattcagtgaatgggtgccgtcagagtgagtgtttaaacagctgataaaaacatcacaaaaatgtgtttgtaataAGACCACATTTAAgacgtttttaatttcaaacCAGGCTATTTATCCATATTATTGCTTTTTCCTGAGAAAGGGTAATCtcctctgaatcaggagagaaatatgcacagatcaaacagaAGTGGAAGTTTGACAGAAGTGgaaactatctaaaacagttctaAAGTATGTCAATGGGGTTTTGATTTGAGAGGACAAcatgggatggactttttcactgggggAAGTGTTATTGTGGACTATGGACCAGAAGTgaaagtttaaaattaaaacagtgtaatgatggatttgtttattacaaacacgcagcttttcacttgacaagacattaactgatggacttgaaTGATGTGGagtattgtgatgcttttattagaagtttggactctcattctgaaggcaaccaattcactgcagaggatccattgatgagcaataGATGTATGGCTACAtttatctgttttgatgaagacaCAAGttgatctacatcttggatggcctgaggcagagtacattttcagcaaatcttcTATTCCTTTCCAGGTCTTCTGTTTACAGTAATCAAAACAttaaagtagggctgcacgattaatcgcatgcaattgtcatgcgtgtctctttagtgaagctggttctgtgattagtactaaatatccatcacctgctttggagcggcacttaatataCAGATCCGTAGTTCCCTGACCACCTACACAATATCGCGTttataatcgcagatgaatcgcattcaGTTATaaatgcgatattgcgtagcttgtcagcgaactacggatctgtatattaagtgccgctccatttgaaagcaggtgttGGATATTTAGTActgatcacagaaccagcttCACTAAAGAGACACGCATGACgatcgcatgcgattaatcgtgcagccctacattaAAGTAATACTTTGCAAGCTCATAAAGGAAAACACAAGTATCTAAAATAATATAACAGAATTTCCTCATTCCATCATCACCAAATAATATCTTCATTCATCTCTGATAAACATTGTGCAAGATGACCATCACATTGCATTTGGGTGaacctggaaaaaaaacaaaaacaatagtgagcaacgcaaacacacacacaatccaacGTGCAATAACTAAAGAGAAATCCATGTTCGTTCCAGTAATATGTGGTTTGTAAACCCAAACACACAAGGGTGCTACAGCAACACCGTTTCTTTCTTGCACAATAAGCAGTTTTGGaaacaaaataagatttttgaGTCATGATAAGTTATTGATCCCTCACCgtttctcaaaaaaactatttaggAATAATGCATGTTGACGTAAGTTTTGGACTGCAGAGATGCTGTTTACAATCCCCTGAATTCACTCAAAAAGCATTTATCTGGAAACGCTTAAATGATTTATGCTTCTCATATCAGATTTTCTCTTAGTATCCAACAATTCTTCACATGCATTTGCTAAAACACCACTGTTAGAATTAATGCACTTTTTCTAGGATTTGCATTGCCTTTTGTAAAGTATTTTATAGTAGCAGATGcagcaaagtaaaaaaaactcCTTTTACAGTAGTTTACTTGTGTGCGCACACAAATAAACCACCGAGGAATAGTTTGTTGTAGTAAGCCATCGGCTAACAAGCACACATAAACTGCAAGGTCACCAGGTCTCAAATTTGACTTTCCTTCCTCCTCCCCAAACGCCACTCATTTCTAGGcgcattcatttgtttgtttttcctttcCCTTCAATACTTATTCCTTTCCTCTCTAATTCCTTTTCCAACCCAGACGGCTTGATGCTTCCCAGCAGCAAACCTTAAAACCATTCTGTGAATCTACACGTGCCAACCCACCCTGATACCCTCCATCAAGATTTCCATCTCTTCACTAGTCTTGCCCTCAGAAACTCGCTCTTTATATCtgcctgtttctctgtctgtctttccctaGACAAGAGCGTTCATTGTGTCTCTCTCACGGAGCTGCCTGTGTTCTGCAGTCTGGCCAATGTACACACGGCGGGCAGAGAGCGGGCAGGGGCACACGCCAGCCCTGCGATCGCAACAAAGTGCTGCCTTGTTCTGCGAGTTTCGGCGCTGCCCACCACGCCGAAGGAGCGCTGCTCTCAGACCTCGCAAGAATCTGGTGACTTTTTGACCCATTTTAATGAATGACTGTCCTTCTTAGAGTTTCTCTTCCTTCTGTCTTTAAGTACACTCACAGTCACTGGGTTTTTAACATAGTGTTTCCTCTTTCTGAGAAGTGCTCCAAAGTTCACGGGCAGAAAGGTTCATATACAGCCTTTTTAGAGAGTTGGCATTGGGTAAAGATGACAGCAAGGTGAAAATGACACCTATAAAAGCCTGTAGCACTGGTATATGAATTTACAGGATATATAACCGTTCCATTGAGTTTTTTAATTCAACATTAAGATTTCAGCTTAAAAAGTATATGATTCTGCAAAGAAAATTTTACACTTTACaatgtagttatatatatatattttttaatttttttatttcttttacaattattaatgtATAGGTCCAAGTTAATTTCTGTATGCacgaatacatttttaacatttcaagttgtataaattaacattagataaaatgagttaacatgaactaacaatggatgaaaaataattctacagcatttattagtcTTAATGTTcaattcaacatttactaataacataaaaagatgtatttttttttacatgcttaaTGCACTTtcaactaacatgaacaaacaatgaactatTACAGATTattaaatgttgtaaaaaataCTGCTCActgtaagttcatgttagttattACAGTAACCAATGTTAACAAATAAGATGTTACTTTGTTGCAAAATTAACATTAGTTTATGTATTACGAATAAACgtgaattaacaataaacattGAATTCTTTTAACTTAAATTTGTCAATTTCTCAAAATGAAACTAGATAGATACTGTAAGTGGATCTGCAAAGTGTCGAAAACTATTTATTGTActttatagaaataatttatagaaaaagattaaagtacaaatattccatgtaattaattgtgtatttaattatataagattattttagaaatgcattttaaatcatgCAAAATTGTAAGAGGTCAACTTTGCCAGATTTAGATCAACTTTCCAAAAGTAATTCTATTTAAACAACCCGAATAACAAAAGTCATAATTCTCAAAATGCAGActgatttttacttttttttttttttttgccataaagtAGCAGGGTATTTCCATCTGAAAAATAATCACTGTACTACCTCATTATTGTTTAAGTCCCAGAATTAATGTGTTGTGTAATACTTTGCATACTTCATactacaaaacaacaaaaacagctgCTAAACGTTGCTATgttcatcaatcaaaataaagaaTCAAGTGTTCATAAagcatcaaataaatataaatcccATCTGAACTGGATCCTCTGCTCTGCATCTGCAGCGATGACATCACATCCAGGAGTGAGTTACATAAGCGTGGCTGCGATATCCATCTCGCAACGCTCCACCAGCACCCAAGGCGCAAACACTCAAATCCATTGCATTTAGGgaaaataaaatgtctttctCCAGCAAATGACTAATATTATTTTGGCTGTTTGAAAGAGGTGATAGAATGCATGATTCTATCCACCAACACCTCATCTTACAGCCTAGTGAAGCTGTTTTGCAAAGGGCTTCATGAGAGTGAGCACTTGTATGTTCTGGCTTTACCTAAAGAGCCAGCTAAACATCTCTAGTGCCAAAGCTGATCTCAGTCTTCTACTCTCTGTTGTTGCAGAACATGCATCTACTCTACAGTGAGAGCAGCTCACATCCCCTGTTCTGCAAAACACCTGAATTCAGAGACTTCTGAGAAATGAGAACTTCAGTGAcgaagaaaaaaattacttttgtaaTACAAGTGTAATTGTATTCACAAGGATTTCTAATTGGATTACTTGCTAAAACTTCTCTGGCCATTCAGCTCCCAAAAGCAATGCCAAAGTGAGGAATGTTGGGATATTGTAGATTTTATGCATTGGTTTTTTTGAGGCAGTCACGCAATGTGACATTTTGGGTTGTTTGAGCATTACATGCTATTGATATTGTTGGCATCTTTGGTTCTGCATTGAGAAATCAATCAACTTTGAGGATTTTTTGACCTATTTATATGAAATGTTCACTCACCCTGCAGGAAATGGCATCAGACACATTGGGCAGCACTCCAGTCCTGATCCAGATCCTTCTGTTGTCCCCAGTCCTGATCCAGATGCTGCTCTAGATCCTTCTGCTCCAGATGTTGTTCCCAATCCTGATCCAGATGCTGCACTAGATTCTTCTGCTCGAAATGTCGTTCCCAATCCTGATCCAGATGCTGATCTAGATTTTTCTGTTCCAGATGTTTTTCCCAGTCCTGATCCAGATGCTGCTCTAGATCCTTCTGTTCCAGATGTTGTTCCCAGTCCTGTTCCAGATGCTGCTCTAGATCCTTCTGCTCCTGATTTTGTTCCCAGTCCTGTTCCAGTTGCTGTTCCGGATCCTTCTGCTATTAATTTTGTTCCCAGTCCTGATCCAGACGCTGCTCCAGATTCTTTTGTTGCTGATTTTTGCCCCAAATTCAATCCAGATTTTGTACCCTGCCCCAATCCAGTTCCACTTTCTCTTGAATTAGTTCCCAGCCCTGATTCAAATCCTCCTACCCCTGATTTTGCTCTCTGCCCTGATCCAGATCCCCTTGCTCTGTGTTTTGTTCCCATGCTTGAAAATGCTTGAAATCCTCCTGCACCGGTTTTTACCCCCTTCCCTGGTTCAGATTCTGCATCCAATCCCACTCCAGATTTTGCTCCCAGCACCAATCCAGATCCTCTTACTCCAGATTTTGCTCGCTGACCTGCTCCATACCCTCCTGTTCCAGATTTTGCTTTCTGCCCTGATCCAGATCCACTTGATCCTTGTTTTGTTCCCATGCCTGATACCGATCCTTCTGCTTCAGATATTGTTCTTAACCATGATCCAGATCCTCCTGCACCTGTTTTTACCCCCTTCCCTGCTCCAGATTGCACATCCAATCCTGCTCCAGATCCTTTTGTGACTTTCCCCACTTGGTCAAATTTGTCACTCTGTTCATCTGACAATTCATGACCCTCAACCCAATTGTCTTCTAGGTGGCGCTGCTGAGCAGTTTGTATGTCACATACTGACACACTCTCTTGATCAGGTGAAGATGCATGATTCTCTTGATCAGCGATGGCTGGTGGACTACATTCTCCCATGCTCTCTGCTGCTGGAGGTTGTGAGGGGTTCTTGACCTCATTCACTGGTTGTGGGTTGTTGAGGAAAGATGGAGTGGGCAAATTCGGAGGGGGATTAACATCTTCATCTGCACTGCACCACCTCCAATCACTTATTTTTTGTACAGGAGTTTTCTAAAGAAATTGAGATTAAATCACACTGTATTACACAAATTATCATGGTAAATTAAATTAGACGCTTCCTTTAGTAACATAATATacacattttacacacattttgcataCCAGCTTTGTTAGTGGTTCTGAAGAACagcctaataaaaaaaaagtatgatgtAATGACTGCAAACACATCTAAACCCAAACTGACAAGTTACAGAGAGACCATTatatctgcatatatatataactatatatatatatatatatatatatatatatataagacaatcttttttttttcaacattgtataatttttttaaagataaacgCTAAGGAAATTATGTTTATTTGGTACTCTAAAGGGAACAAACTATTACATAGAAttactatagaaataatattaaaaaggtCAGTGACAGGAGGTGCTTATTTACCtttagaaatgttaaatgtttgtCACCCTCAGGAGATTAAactacatattatatattttatatggaaAAACTGAATATAAGCTCTGTTTTTGTTATAGTTTTTGTAAACCTGATACCAAAAGgtatcatttaaaatgaaatttctactaaatatttgttttccataaaatttaaaatgaaaattgtattttatgtccACACTTTATGACTTTAACTGTTTGGGATTTGTACTTCAAATCtaatttgtgatgtttttaagtaATGAGACACCAAAGTGAACCCATTTCAtgcaaaatgtcatttattaaataaacatgttTCCCAGGACAACACACCACAGCCTCGTTGTCAATTCTGGAAAGTACAATTCAGTTCTGTCCATCCTCTCATCTCCATGGAAAATAACATCGAGCCTTcttttcacatgtacagggtaaAATCTGATATTCAAGGTCTCAGAGTTAGAGGGTGGGCCCTGCTTTTAAAGACAGTGATATATTATTGGTAATTCGTAAGTGACATTTTTGTGAAGGGAATGAAGTATTTAGTATGTGACAGTGATAAGGTCATCTCTAGACCTTACAGTGTCGATTTGCATCTAACATCCATTTCAGGACAAAATGCAGGAATTATTCATACTATATGAAATAGGGTCATGCAATATCATGAGACTCAATACTACTGCATGTTGAACTACTCCAAACAGATCTACAAACACAGAGCCCCTCCTTCTTCCATGATAACTATTGATGATAAGGTGATGTATTACCGTGGATGAGGGTGGGGGGAGCTGTGGAATACATTCTTCCTGATCAGACTGCAGGGCTGGACAAAAAGCTCTCAAGGTAAGAGcccagagtctctccacatcacttAATTCAGAACTCTCCCACCATCTCGCCCTGCAGGATTCAACAGAAAATACTATTACGTCAAAATAtgttatagaaatgtatattattatataatatattatgaagAGAGCTTCATTCGTTGAGTATTAACTGCCGTGACATTAGACTTCGTAACGTAACGTACCTGCCTGTAGATGTTTTGCTGCAGCTGCTGTCCTGTTCTGCACTTAGATTGCCATTTGACTTTTTGATCGTCGTCTGCTGCTCGCATTTACTCTCCTCAATCGCTGATTTCTTCCTCTTTAGTTTAGACATCGCAGTCATTCGGTTGTAAACACACTGCACCTCCATCAAACGCACATGGCTCATCCAAACGATGAAAAAAAACTACGCGGGAGTTTCTTTGAACTACTTCCGTGTTTGGTCACAAAAGTTATTTTTTGCGTTAAAGCTGCGCCCTGAATGCGCAGTTCGAATGAGAGTTCGTTGCTTAAATGTACCACATGGagtttgtattgtttatttgatttttaaaataaaat
Coding sequences within it:
- the LOC132097915 gene encoding putative per-hexamer repeat protein 5: MGECSPPAIADQENHASSPDQESVSVCDIQTAQQRHLEDNWVEGHELSDEQSDKFDQVGKVTKGSGAGLDVQSGAGKGVKTGAGGSGSWLRTISEAEGSVSGMGTKQGSSGSGSGQKAKSGTGGYGAGQRAKSGVRGSGLVLGAKSGVGLDAESEPGKGVKTGAGGFQAFSSMGTKHRARGSGSGQRAKSGVGGFESGLGTNSRESGTGLGQGTKSGLNLGQKSATKESGAASGSGLGTKLIAEGSGTATGTGLGTKSGAEGSRAASGTGLGTTSGTEGSRAASGSGLGKTSGTEKSRSASGSGLGTTFRAEESSAASGSGLGTTSGAEGSRAASGSGLGTTEGSGSGLECCPMCLMPFPAGFTQMQCDGHLAQCLSEMNEDIIW